The following proteins are co-located in the Pseudomonas sp. ATCC 13867 genome:
- a CDS encoding GNAT family N-acetyltransferase codes for MFTLVNLDTPPPESLKSQVLQMVVDYFSDISPVSLTPSNPLYQLYQYVIGYEVHLYLQAMNGSRDSHARLILALDDEEPSQVLGFALYLPSQDDSEACTLAYVAVKASHRRRGIARALLQQMVESRPHAELACAAGKVAIFESMGFQVLAAQGPHVLLNTRDHRSDGMVAVQDLAPIYQSKEVRQIHAYLVQQHGRKAMREAENKRDRLLDQMARQAQAVVEERFPTIH; via the coding sequence CTGGATACACCGCCGCCCGAATCCCTGAAGAGTCAGGTCCTACAAATGGTGGTGGACTACTTCAGCGATATCAGCCCGGTGTCGCTGACGCCCAGCAATCCGCTCTACCAGTTGTACCAGTATGTGATTGGCTACGAGGTGCACCTCTATCTGCAGGCCATGAACGGCTCCCGGGACAGTCACGCGCGGTTGATCCTGGCCCTTGATGATGAAGAGCCCTCCCAGGTGCTGGGATTTGCCCTGTACCTGCCGAGCCAGGACGATAGCGAGGCCTGCACGCTGGCCTATGTGGCCGTCAAGGCCAGCCACCGCCGTCGCGGTATTGCCCGGGCTCTGTTGCAGCAAATGGTCGAGAGCCGGCCCCACGCCGAGCTGGCCTGCGCGGCAGGCAAGGTCGCGATCTTCGAGTCGATGGGATTTCAGGTACTGGCGGCGCAGGGACCGCACGTGCTGCTGAACACCCGCGATCACCGCTCGGACGGCATGGTCGCGGTGCAGGACCTGGCCCCGATCTACCAGTCCAAGGAAGTGCGGCAGATCCACGCCTACCTGGTGCAGCAGCACGGCAGGAAGGCCATGCGCGAGGCCGAGAACAAACGCGATCGCCTGCTCGACCAGATGGCCCGCCAGGCTCAGGCAGTGGTGGAAGAGCGTTTCCCTACGATTCACTGA
- a CDS encoding TAXI family TRAP transporter solute-binding subunit produces the protein MIRRTRLALAGAAFLAVCATAQAAPTFINILTGGTSGVYYPVGVGLSQIYSHGIEGSKTSVQATKASVENLNLLQADRGELAFALGDSVSDAWKGEADAGFKAPLKKLRAIAGTYPNYIQIVASKESGIKSLADLKGKRISVGAPKSGTELNARAIFKAAGLSYEDMGKIEYLPFAESVELIKNRQLDATLQSSGLGQASIRDLASTMPVSFVAIPAEVVAKIGNNAYLPATIPAGTYDGQDADVPTAAIVNILVTREGVSDELAYQMTKQLFDNLPRLITAHAAAKDISLDKATKNLPIPLHPGAERFYKEKGLLP, from the coding sequence ATGATCCGACGTACCCGCCTGGCGCTGGCCGGCGCCGCCTTCCTTGCCGTCTGCGCCACTGCCCAGGCTGCCCCCACCTTCATCAACATTCTCACTGGCGGCACCAGCGGGGTGTACTACCCGGTGGGCGTTGGCCTGTCGCAGATCTACAGTCACGGCATCGAGGGCAGCAAGACTTCGGTACAAGCCACCAAGGCCTCGGTGGAAAACCTCAACCTGCTGCAAGCCGACCGTGGCGAACTGGCCTTCGCCCTCGGCGATTCGGTGTCCGACGCCTGGAAGGGTGAGGCTGATGCCGGCTTCAAGGCGCCGCTGAAGAAGCTGCGCGCCATCGCCGGCACCTACCCCAACTACATCCAGATCGTCGCGAGCAAGGAATCGGGGATCAAGTCCCTGGCGGACCTCAAGGGCAAGCGCATCTCCGTCGGCGCGCCCAAGTCCGGCACCGAGCTGAACGCCCGCGCCATCTTCAAGGCCGCCGGGCTGAGTTATGAGGACATGGGCAAGATCGAGTACCTGCCCTTCGCCGAATCGGTGGAGCTGATCAAGAACCGCCAGCTCGACGCCACCCTGCAGTCCTCGGGCCTGGGCCAGGCATCGATCCGCGACCTGGCCTCGACCATGCCGGTGAGCTTCGTGGCGATCCCCGCCGAGGTGGTGGCGAAGATCGGCAACAACGCCTACCTGCCCGCGACCATCCCGGCCGGGACCTATGACGGCCAGGATGCCGACGTGCCCACCGCCGCCATCGTCAACATCCTGGTGACCCGCGAGGGCGTCAGCGACGAGTTGGCCTACCAGATGACCAAGCAGCTGTTCGACAACCTGCCGCGTCTGATTACCGCCCATGCGGCGGCCAAGGACATCAGCCTGGACAAGGCGACGAAGAACCTGCCCATCCCCCTGCACCCCGGCGCCGAGCGCTTCTACAAGGAAAAAGGTCTGCTTCCCTGA
- a CDS encoding TRAP transporter permease encodes MTDTAHGLHADTERWPASLFAVALAFSIFQVATAAFPLISTQVQRSIHVGFLLLVVYLCYPARGYERPWQPLAWLLGLAGMATAAYQWIFEADLIQRSGELTHGDMLIGLVLIVLVFEAARRVMGIALPIICALFLAYGLFGQYLPGDLAHRGYGVDQLVNQLSFGTEGLYGTPTYVSATYIYLFILFGAFLEQAGMIRLFTDFAMGLFGHRSGGPAKVSVFSSALMGTITGSGVANVVTTGQFTIPLMKRFGYSPAFAGGVEATSSMGSQIMPPVMGAVAFIMAETINVPYAEVAKAALIPALLYFGSVYWMVHLEARRSQLHGLPREQCPSAWGALRQRWFLLIPLLVLIALLFSGRTPLYSGMVGLALTAIVILGSAIILRASNTWLRVAFWVALGVLCSGFFRLGIGVILLVIAALALACFFIRGGRATLRACVMALAEGARHAVPVGIACTLVGVIIGVISLTGIATTFAGYILDLGRDNLFLSLVLTMLTCLVLGMGIPTIPNYIITSSIAAPALLELGVPLIVSHMFVFYFGILADLTPPVALACFAAAPIAQEKGLKISFWAVRIALAGFVVPFMAVYDPALMMQGDNWLATLYMLVKAIFAVALWGMASTGHFSGPMPWWERALAFAAGLLLILAVPISDEAGFVLGAALVGWHLWRHRAASGQPA; translated from the coding sequence ATGACAGATACCGCGCACGGCCTGCACGCCGACACAGAGCGCTGGCCCGCCAGCCTGTTCGCCGTCGCCCTGGCCTTCTCGATCTTCCAGGTCGCCACCGCGGCCTTCCCGCTGATTTCCACCCAGGTCCAGCGTTCCATACACGTGGGCTTCCTGCTGCTGGTGGTGTACCTGTGCTACCCCGCCCGCGGCTACGAGCGTCCCTGGCAGCCACTGGCCTGGCTGCTGGGCCTGGCGGGCATGGCCACGGCGGCCTACCAGTGGATCTTCGAGGCCGACCTGATCCAGCGCTCCGGCGAACTCACCCACGGCGACATGCTCATCGGCCTGGTGCTGATCGTGCTGGTGTTCGAGGCCGCGCGGCGCGTCATGGGAATCGCCCTGCCGATCATCTGCGCCCTGTTCCTCGCCTATGGGCTGTTCGGCCAGTACCTGCCGGGCGACCTGGCGCATCGGGGCTACGGCGTCGACCAGTTGGTCAACCAGCTGTCGTTCGGCACCGAGGGGCTGTACGGCACGCCTACCTACGTCTCGGCCACCTACATCTACCTGTTCATCCTGTTCGGCGCCTTCCTCGAACAGGCCGGGATGATCCGCCTGTTCACCGACTTCGCCATGGGCCTGTTCGGCCACCGCAGCGGCGGTCCGGCCAAGGTTTCGGTGTTCTCCTCGGCGCTGATGGGCACCATCACCGGCTCCGGGGTGGCCAATGTGGTCACCACCGGGCAGTTCACCATCCCGCTGATGAAGCGCTTCGGCTATTCGCCGGCCTTCGCCGGGGGTGTCGAGGCCACCTCCAGCATGGGCAGCCAGATCATGCCGCCGGTGATGGGCGCTGTGGCCTTCATCATGGCCGAGACCATCAACGTGCCCTACGCCGAGGTGGCCAAGGCGGCGCTGATCCCGGCGCTGCTCTACTTCGGTTCGGTGTACTGGATGGTCCACCTGGAGGCGCGGCGCAGCCAGTTGCACGGCCTGCCGCGCGAGCAATGCCCCAGCGCCTGGGGCGCGCTGCGCCAGCGCTGGTTCCTGCTGATCCCGCTACTGGTGCTGATCGCCCTGCTGTTCTCCGGGCGCACCCCGTTGTACTCGGGCATGGTCGGCCTGGCCCTGACGGCAATCGTGATTCTCGGCTCGGCAATCATCCTGCGCGCCAGCAACACCTGGCTGCGCGTCGCCTTCTGGGTGGCGCTGGGGGTGCTCTGCTCAGGCTTTTTCCGCCTGGGCATCGGCGTGATCCTGCTGGTCATCGCCGCCCTGGCGCTGGCCTGCTTCTTCATCCGGGGCGGCCGCGCCACCCTGCGCGCCTGCGTCATGGCCCTGGCCGAGGGCGCGCGCCACGCGGTGCCGGTGGGCATCGCCTGCACCCTGGTCGGGGTGATCATCGGCGTCATCTCGCTGACCGGCATCGCCACCACCTTCGCCGGCTACATCCTCGACCTGGGTCGCGACAACCTGTTCCTCTCGCTGGTGCTGACCATGCTCACCTGCCTGGTGCTGGGCATGGGCATCCCGACCATCCCCAACTACATCATCACCAGCTCCATCGCAGCGCCAGCCCTGCTGGAGCTGGGCGTGCCGCTGATCGTCTCGCACATGTTCGTGTTCTATTTCGGCATCCTCGCCGACCTCACCCCGCCGGTGGCCCTGGCCTGCTTCGCCGCCGCGCCCATCGCCCAGGAGAAAGGCCTGAAGATCAGCTTCTGGGCGGTACGCATCGCCCTGGCCGGTTTCGTCGTGCCCTTCATGGCGGTGTATGACCCGGCGCTGATGATGCAGGGCGACAACTGGCTTGCCACCCTCTACATGCTGGTCAAGGCGATCTTCGCGGTGGCGCTCTGGGGCATGGCCTCCACCGGTCACTTCAGCGGGCCCATGCCCTGGTGGGAACGCGCTCTGGCGTTCGCCGCCGGGCTGCTGTTGATCCTCGCCGTGCCGATCAGCGACGAGGCGGGCTTCGTTCTCGGCGCGGCACTGGTCGGCTGGCACCTGTGGCGCCATCGCGCGGCATCCGGGCAGCCGGCATGA
- a CDS encoding DUF1850 domain-containing protein gives MTGLCLGLAGVVWASLPLQHFTLAWQHSIEKIRWEEDYQVTPAGLVLGEARVRGTGAGMEIPDDAVLHDGAWHYRRQLPPLQPLHAGRTPEAGDYQLCTEHGCQALAHWLGPPTTATPAVDFWACDPGAGERTTPRS, from the coding sequence ATGACCGGGTTGTGCCTGGGGCTGGCCGGAGTCGTCTGGGCCAGCCTGCCGCTGCAGCACTTCACCCTCGCCTGGCAGCACAGCATCGAGAAGATCCGCTGGGAGGAGGATTACCAGGTGACGCCCGCCGGGCTGGTACTGGGCGAGGCGCGGGTACGCGGCACCGGCGCCGGCATGGAGATACCCGATGACGCCGTATTGCACGACGGTGCCTGGCACTACCGGCGCCAGTTGCCGCCACTGCAACCGCTGCACGCCGGGCGCACGCCCGAGGCCGGCGACTACCAGTTGTGCACCGAACACGGCTGCCAGGCGCTGGCACACTGGCTGGGGCCTCCGACGACGGCGACCCCGGCCGTGGATTTCTGGGCGTGCGATCCGGGCGCCGGTGAACGCACCACTCCTCGGTCATAG
- the dctM gene encoding C4-dicarboxylate TRAP transporter large permease protein DctM → MTVLFLFFLLFLLMFIGVPIAISLGLAGSMTIILFSPDSVRSLAIKLFETSEHYTLLAIPFFLLAGAFMTTGGVARRLIDFANACVGHIRGGLAIAAVLACMLFAALSGSSPATVAAVGSIAIAGMVRSGYPQAFGAGIVCNAGTLGILIPPSIVMVVYAAATETSVGKLFMAGVVPGIMLGMVLMVAIYVIAVKKNLPSLPRATFGEWLTAGRKAIWGLLLMLIILGGIYSGMFTPTEAAAVAAVYSAFIALFVYRDMKFSEVPKVLLESGKLSIMLMFIIANAMLFAHVLTTEQLPQQITAWVIDAGLTPVTFLLVVNIVLLIAGAFMEPSAIILILAPILFPIATKLGIDPIHLGIIMVVNLEIGLVTPPVGLNLFVTSAVTGMPLTSTIRAAMPWLMILLAFLILVTYVPWISLVLPNWLGMN, encoded by the coding sequence ATGACAGTCCTGTTCCTTTTCTTCCTGCTGTTCCTGCTGATGTTCATCGGTGTACCTATCGCCATCTCCCTTGGTCTGGCCGGTTCGATGACCATCATCCTGTTCAGCCCGGACTCGGTGCGTTCCCTGGCGATCAAGCTGTTCGAGACCTCCGAGCACTACACCTTGCTGGCGATCCCGTTCTTCCTGCTGGCGGGTGCTTTCATGACAACCGGCGGCGTGGCGCGGCGCCTGATCGACTTTGCCAACGCCTGCGTCGGCCACATCCGTGGTGGACTGGCGATCGCCGCCGTGCTGGCCTGCATGCTCTTCGCCGCGCTGTCCGGCTCCAGCCCGGCCACGGTTGCCGCCGTCGGCTCCATTGCCATCGCCGGCATGGTGCGCTCCGGTTACCCGCAGGCATTCGGCGCAGGGATCGTCTGCAACGCCGGCACCCTGGGCATCCTGATCCCGCCGTCCATCGTGATGGTCGTCTACGCGGCCGCAACTGAAACCTCGGTGGGCAAACTGTTCATGGCGGGTGTAGTGCCAGGGATCATGCTGGGCATGGTGTTGATGGTGGCGATCTACGTGATCGCGGTGAAAAAGAACCTGCCCTCTCTGCCCCGGGCCACCTTCGGCGAATGGCTTACCGCCGGGCGCAAGGCCATCTGGGGTTTGCTGCTGATGCTGATCATTCTCGGGGGCATCTACTCAGGCATGTTCACCCCCACCGAGGCCGCCGCGGTGGCGGCGGTGTACTCGGCCTTCATCGCCCTGTTCGTCTACCGGGACATGAAGTTCAGCGAAGTGCCCAAGGTGCTGCTGGAGTCCGGCAAGCTGTCGATCATGCTGATGTTCATCATCGCCAACGCCATGCTCTTCGCCCATGTGCTGACCACCGAACAGCTGCCACAACAGATCACCGCCTGGGTGATCGACGCCGGCCTGACCCCTGTGACCTTCCTGCTGGTGGTGAATATTGTGCTGCTGATCGCCGGGGCCTTCATGGAGCCCTCGGCGATCATCCTGATCCTGGCGCCGATCCTCTTCCCCATCGCCACGAAACTGGGCATCGATCCCATCCATCTCGGCATCATCATGGTGGTCAACCTGGAGATCGGGCTGGTGACCCCGCCAGTGGGGCTTAACCTGTTCGTCACCTCCGCGGTGACCGGCATGCCGCTGACGTCGACTATCCGTGCGGCCATGCCCTGGCTGATGATCCTGCTGGCCTTCCTCATCCTGGTTACCTACGTGCCCTGGATATCCCTCGTCCTGCCCAATTGGCTGGGCATGAATTGA
- a CDS encoding TRAP transporter small permease, which translates to MNALWRVWDHFEEGFIAFLLAAMTLVTFVYVVLNNLYTLFYNLADRWEAASDTLFAIGDAILAMAQAMTWSNALTKALFAWLIFFGLAYGVRTAGHIGVDALVKLAPRHIQRIIGVVACLCSLGYAGLIAVASFEWMQTLFTAAIGAEDLGHFGVQQWHIGLILPLGFSLMFIRFVEILWRILKGRQTGLGLADEAAEVLKLTEQDDGPHKEEGK; encoded by the coding sequence ATGAACGCCTTGTGGCGCGTCTGGGACCACTTCGAGGAAGGCTTCATCGCCTTCCTCCTGGCGGCCATGACGCTGGTGACCTTCGTCTACGTTGTCCTCAACAACCTCTACACCCTGTTCTACAACCTGGCCGATCGCTGGGAGGCCGCTAGCGACACGCTGTTTGCCATTGGCGATGCGATCCTTGCGATGGCTCAGGCCATGACCTGGAGCAACGCCCTGACCAAGGCGCTGTTTGCCTGGCTGATCTTCTTCGGCCTGGCCTATGGCGTGCGTACCGCCGGACACATCGGCGTCGACGCGCTGGTCAAGCTGGCTCCGCGTCACATCCAGCGGATCATCGGGGTGGTCGCCTGTCTTTGTAGCCTGGGCTACGCCGGCCTCATAGCGGTGGCGAGCTTCGAATGGATGCAGACCCTCTTCACTGCCGCCATCGGTGCCGAAGACCTCGGTCACTTCGGTGTGCAGCAGTGGCATATCGGCCTGATCCTGCCGCTGGGCTTCAGCCTGATGTTCATCCGCTTCGTCGAGATCCTCTGGCGCATCCTCAAGGGCCGGCAGACCGGCCTGGGCCTCGCGGATGAAGCTGCCGAGGTGCTGAAACTCACCGAGCAGGATGACGGTCCGCACAAGGAGGAGGGGAAATGA
- the dctP gene encoding C4-dicarboxylate TRAP substrate-binding protein DctP, whose product MFNAVLKALACALALGAAGLAHAADPIVIKFSHVVAEHTPKGQGALLFKKLVEERLPGKVKVEVYPNSSLFGDGKEMEALLLGDVQLIAPSLAKFEQYTKQLQLFDLPFLFNDIQAVDRFQHSPEGQSLLKSMESKNITGLGYWHNGMKQLSANKPLREPKDARGLKFRVQASAVLEEQFKAVRANPRKMSFAEVYQGLQTGVVNGAENPWSNIYSQKMHEVQKYITESNHGVLDYMLITNTKFWNGLPPDVRTELEKIIQEVTNEVNKQAEALNQGDKQRIIEAKTSEIIELTPEQRNEWREAMKPVWKKFEAEIGPDLIKAAEAANQAQ is encoded by the coding sequence ATGTTCAACGCTGTCCTGAAAGCGCTCGCCTGTGCTCTCGCGCTGGGAGCTGCCGGCCTGGCCCATGCCGCCGATCCCATCGTGATCAAGTTCTCGCACGTAGTGGCCGAACATACCCCCAAGGGACAAGGCGCACTGCTGTTCAAGAAACTCGTCGAAGAGCGCCTGCCCGGAAAGGTAAAGGTCGAGGTCTACCCCAACTCCTCGCTCTTCGGCGATGGCAAGGAAATGGAAGCTCTGCTGCTCGGTGACGTACAACTGATCGCCCCGTCCCTGGCCAAGTTCGAGCAGTACACCAAGCAACTGCAATTGTTCGATTTGCCGTTCCTGTTCAACGACATCCAGGCGGTGGACCGCTTCCAGCACAGCCCGGAAGGCCAGTCCCTGCTCAAGTCAATGGAGAGCAAGAACATCACCGGCCTGGGTTACTGGCACAACGGTATGAAACAGCTATCGGCGAACAAGCCCCTGCGCGAGCCCAAGGATGCCCGTGGCTTGAAATTCCGCGTGCAAGCCTCCGCCGTGCTTGAGGAACAGTTCAAGGCCGTACGCGCCAACCCGCGCAAGATGAGCTTCGCGGAGGTTTACCAGGGCCTGCAGACCGGCGTGGTCAATGGTGCCGAGAACCCTTGGTCGAACATCTATTCGCAAAAAATGCACGAGGTGCAGAAGTACATCACCGAGTCCAATCATGGCGTGCTCGACTACATGCTGATCACCAACACCAAGTTCTGGAATGGGTTGCCGCCTGACGTACGGACCGAACTGGAGAAAATCATCCAGGAAGTGACCAACGAGGTGAACAAGCAGGCCGAGGCCCTGAACCAGGGTGACAAGCAGCGCATCATCGAAGCCAAGACCAGCGAGATCATCGAGCTGACCCCCGAGCAGCGCAATGAGTGGCGTGAAGCCATGAAGCCGGTGTGGAAGAAGTTCGAAGCCGAGATCGGCCCCGACCTGATCAAGGCTGCCGAAGCCGCCAACCAGGCCCAGTAA
- a CDS encoding LysR family transcriptional regulator, with product MKKISSDDLRLFLCIAEHLSLSRAAVQLGLSASALSHALRGLEERLDLRLFNRTTRSVALTEAGERLRERIQPAFRDIDDALDDLNSFRGKPAGTLRINAGRPAVQMVLLPLLGRFLAAYPDIRVEVVADNALVNVVSSGFDAGLRFGETLEADMVAVPIGPHLRSAVVAAPEFFETHPKPQHPQDLRDLPCIRLRFPSGLYYRWEFERGGIKLETEVDGPLALDDMGLIAEAAVRGCGLAYVFEDLVRPALEDGRLQRVLDDWCPYYPGLYLYYPSRRQLPAALKAFVDFTRDRREV from the coding sequence ATGAAGAAAATCAGCAGCGACGACCTGCGCCTGTTCCTCTGCATCGCCGAACACCTCAGCCTCAGCCGCGCGGCGGTACAGCTGGGGCTCTCAGCCTCGGCGCTCAGCCATGCGCTGCGGGGCCTGGAAGAGCGTCTCGATCTGCGCCTGTTCAACCGCACCACTCGCAGCGTCGCGCTAACCGAAGCCGGCGAGCGACTGCGCGAGCGCATCCAGCCGGCATTCCGCGATATCGACGACGCGCTGGATGACCTCAACAGCTTTCGCGGCAAGCCTGCGGGCACCCTGCGCATCAATGCAGGCCGGCCGGCGGTGCAGATGGTCCTGCTGCCGCTGCTCGGGCGCTTCCTGGCGGCCTACCCGGACATCCGCGTCGAGGTGGTGGCCGACAATGCGCTGGTGAATGTAGTGTCCAGCGGCTTCGATGCGGGCTTGCGCTTCGGCGAGACCCTGGAAGCGGACATGGTCGCCGTGCCCATCGGCCCGCATCTGCGCTCGGCGGTGGTGGCGGCGCCGGAGTTCTTCGAAACCCACCCGAAGCCGCAGCATCCCCAGGACCTGCGCGACCTTCCATGCATTCGCCTGCGCTTCCCCAGCGGCCTGTACTACCGCTGGGAGTTCGAACGCGGAGGGATCAAGCTGGAAACCGAAGTGGACGGTCCGCTGGCACTCGACGACATGGGCCTTATCGCCGAAGCGGCGGTGAGAGGCTGCGGGCTCGCCTACGTGTTCGAGGACCTGGTTCGTCCCGCCCTGGAGGATGGACGGCTGCAACGCGTACTGGACGATTGGTGCCCCTACTATCCGGGGCTCTATCTCTATTACCCGAGCCGCCGCCAGCTACCGGCGGCGCTCAAGGCCTTCGTCGACTTCACCCGCGATCGGCGCGAAGTCTAG
- a CDS encoding oxidoreductase — MRTWLITGASRGFGALIAEKALQVGDAVIATARKPADVTARLGEHPNLLAVRLDVTREEEAHQAVAEGIKRFGRIDVLVNNAGFGLLGAVEETSAAETARLFATNVFGVLNVTRAVLPHMRQQRSGHILNISSIGGYQAYMGWGVYGSTKFAVEGITEALHQELAPLGIHATVVEPGFFRTDFLDEQSLVKTALELPDYDETVGKVRRMAQDYNHAQPGNPAKLADALLALVGAPNPPQRLPLGSDTVARIEAKNQLVAEELAQWKAVALSTDFRD, encoded by the coding sequence ATGCGTACTTGGCTGATTACTGGCGCGTCCCGTGGTTTCGGTGCTCTGATCGCGGAAAAGGCCCTGCAGGTCGGTGATGCGGTCATTGCCACCGCTCGCAAGCCCGCCGATGTCACTGCCCGTCTTGGCGAGCATCCCAACCTGCTGGCGGTGCGTCTGGATGTGACTCGCGAGGAAGAGGCCCACCAGGCCGTCGCCGAAGGCATCAAGCGCTTCGGCCGTATCGATGTCCTGGTCAACAACGCCGGCTTCGGCCTGCTGGGGGCGGTGGAAGAAACCAGTGCCGCCGAAACCGCGCGCCTGTTCGCCACCAATGTTTTCGGCGTGCTCAACGTCACCCGCGCCGTGCTGCCGCATATGCGCCAGCAGCGCTCCGGGCACATCCTCAACATCTCGTCGATTGGCGGTTACCAGGCCTACATGGGCTGGGGCGTCTACGGCTCCACCAAGTTCGCGGTGGAAGGCATCACCGAGGCGCTGCATCAGGAACTGGCGCCGCTGGGCATCCACGCCACGGTGGTCGAGCCGGGTTTCTTCCGCACCGATTTCCTCGACGAGCAGTCCCTGGTGAAAACCGCCCTGGAGCTGCCGGATTATGACGAGACCGTCGGCAAGGTGCGGCGCATGGCCCAGGACTACAACCACGCGCAACCGGGCAATCCGGCAAAGCTGGCGGATGCGCTGCTGGCCCTGGTGGGCGCGCCGAACCCTCCGCAACGCTTGCCGCTGGGCAGCGACACCGTGGCGCGCATCGAAGCGAAGAACCAACTGGTGGCCGAGGAACTGGCGCAGTGGAAGGCGGTGGCGCTGTCCACCGATTTTCGCGACTGA
- a CDS encoding MBL fold metallo-hydrolase produces the protein MSGANEPLVYPCGEPPAPGSAREVAPGVFWLRMPLPLALDHINLWLVRDGSGWAAFDSGMHEAETEAAWRQLVGAGGVLEGVPPGRLFVTHMHPDHVGMAGWLQREFGSDLWMTQTEYLNCRMLAADTGREAPEEGVSFYRAAGWEHEALERYRERFGGFGRMISPMPQSYRRVQDGEWIRIGGQDWQVLVGTGHSPEHACFYNPEQGLLISGDQVLPRISSNVSVFPTEPLADPLGDWLQSLERFQRLVPDDVLVLPAHGEPFRGLHARLQRMADSQLRALSRLEGRLQQGPKRAVDLFGALFARAIGPDLLSLATGECLANLNYLLRRGRAVVEADSDGVHWYRAPAPAPTMA, from the coding sequence ATGAGCGGTGCAAATGAACCCCTGGTGTATCCCTGCGGTGAGCCGCCCGCACCCGGCAGTGCGCGCGAAGTAGCGCCGGGTGTGTTCTGGCTGCGCATGCCGCTGCCATTGGCGCTGGACCATATCAACCTCTGGCTGGTTCGCGATGGTAGCGGCTGGGCGGCATTCGACAGCGGCATGCACGAGGCTGAAACCGAGGCCGCCTGGCGCCAGTTGGTGGGGGCGGGCGGCGTCCTCGAGGGTGTGCCGCCCGGGCGGCTGTTCGTCACCCACATGCACCCCGACCACGTGGGCATGGCCGGTTGGCTGCAGCGCGAGTTCGGCAGCGATCTCTGGATGACCCAGACGGAATACCTCAATTGCCGGATGCTGGCTGCCGACACTGGCCGCGAAGCGCCGGAGGAGGGCGTCAGTTTCTATCGCGCGGCCGGTTGGGAACATGAGGCGCTCGAGCGCTACCGGGAGCGCTTTGGCGGTTTCGGCCGGATGATCTCGCCGATGCCGCAGAGCTACCGGCGTGTGCAGGATGGCGAGTGGATACGGATCGGTGGGCAGGACTGGCAGGTGCTGGTAGGCACCGGGCATTCGCCCGAGCACGCCTGTTTCTACAACCCGGAACAGGGCCTGCTGATTTCCGGTGACCAGGTGCTGCCGCGTATTTCGTCGAACGTCTCGGTGTTTCCCACCGAGCCTCTGGCCGATCCCCTGGGGGACTGGCTGCAGTCGCTGGAGCGTTTCCAGCGGCTGGTGCCGGACGATGTCCTGGTGCTGCCGGCCCACGGCGAACCTTTCCGTGGCCTGCATGCGCGCCTGCAGCGCATGGCCGACAGCCAACTGCGTGCACTCTCGCGTCTCGAAGGGCGTTTGCAGCAGGGACCCAAACGTGCCGTCGACCTGTTCGGCGCGCTGTTCGCCCGCGCCATCGGGCCGGACCTGCTGTCGCTGGCCACCGGCGAATGCCTGGCCAATCTCAACTATCTGCTGCGACGTGGCCGGGCGGTGGTGGAGGCCGACTCCGATGGCGTGCACTGGTATCGGGCTCCGGCCCCGGCTCCGACGATGGCCTGA
- a CDS encoding group II truncated hemoglobin, translated as MSNTLPFGTGDASFQAAGGIDGLRHLVDDFYRLMDELPDAADLRRIHPENLEQSRDKLACFLSGWLGGPRLFSEKYGSISIPSFHAQWPIDEALGAAWLGCMERAIALQPFSLEFAEYLLTQLRVPAHRVVQASRARHG; from the coding sequence GTGAGCAACACCCTCCCCTTCGGCACAGGCGATGCCTCCTTCCAGGCCGCTGGCGGCATCGACGGCCTGCGCCACCTGGTCGACGACTTCTACCGGCTGATGGACGAACTGCCGGATGCCGCCGACCTGCGCCGCATACACCCGGAAAACCTGGAACAGTCTCGCGACAAACTGGCCTGCTTCCTCAGCGGCTGGCTGGGCGGCCCAAGGTTGTTCAGTGAAAAATACGGTTCCATCTCCATCCCGTCCTTCCACGCCCAATGGCCGATCGACGAAGCCCTCGGCGCCGCCTGGCTGGGCTGCATGGAGCGCGCCATTGCCCTGCAACCCTTCTCGCTGGAGTTTGCCGAATACCTGCTGACGCAACTGCGCGTGCCGGCGCACCGGGTGGTGCAGGCGAGCCGTGCTCGGCACGGCTGA